The stretch of DNA TTTTGATCAATACCTGCGTCATGCATCTCTGCCTGTGTTTACCTATCAACTGAAAAAGAAAACTCTGCGCTATCGTTGGTCAACAGAAGTGAGCTCCTTCAACATGCCGGTGATGGTTACAGTTGCCCCGGACAGCATGGCACGTATTTACCCCACCACTCAATGGCAAGAGATGCCCCTGAAGCTTCAAAAAAAGCATGCATTTAAAATAGCTGATGATCTTTTTTATATAGGTGTGCAGCGTGTTCCATGATGTGTAAAAAGGGTTATTTATTCCTATACAACTCGTAGCTGTGGATAAATCCTTTGGGTTTGTGCATATAATGTGGAAATAGAGTGCTGAACCATTCCCGGATGTGCATTGTACCTACAATAGGTGTGTATTAGATGTGGATAAATTATTCCCTGACCAGGTCCAGGGATGGTGTTTCAGGGGAAGTAGCTGCTTATGTCTTCCACACATTCCGGCCCGAATACGATAAATTTTACTCCATCACGAAAATGCTGTACCTGCCCGGCAATGCTCAAAGAAAATTCATTTTGCCAGTACATGACGCAGTCTGCATTGGTACAATGAGCCGGGTGCACGGTGTCTTCATGTGCTGCAGTCATGGGAACTCCCTTATTCACCAGACCCAGAGCATGCCCCACCTCATGTATCACCACCGATTGCTCCGTAAACTGCCGCATAGCGAGGGTAAGACTGGCTTTATTGATGGCCGGCTTAAACAGGGCAATCACGGTAGTTCCTGAAAGATGCACACCCAGCACATTGTAATTCACCGAATCATTCTGAAAAAAATACCCGTTCAAAAAGAAAATAAAGATATTCCCATCCGTATCCGTACCTTCCTCCAGACGGTAGCTGTCAGCGAGGCGTTTAATGTCGTTTGCCGTAAAACTGGTCTTTCCCTGAGGAGGAATCGCCAGCATATCAGTCAACGAAGCTGGCACCCATACGTCCATACCCTGTGGCCGGGGGGCAAAGACTGACTCAATATTATATTCAGAAAATTCCCAGGCCGCATGTCCGGTTACAGTGTACATGTAGGGTTCTGCTCCAGGCTCATAGGCCACATCCAGTCGCAGGGTGGACATGCGCTTATAAAATATGTCCGGACTGAAAGATTGGGGTCTGTGTTCGTCTTTCTTGCATGCCCCCAGAATTGATACCATCATACAAAGTGTTAAAAACTTTTTCATACACCCTGCGGGAATTACCAGACCTTTATTGTTATTTCACCACATCACTACAAAGAACGAATATTTTTCAAAACACTTTACAACCTCAAAAACATTACGTCATGGCTTATGCACACACCAATTCAAAAGGGGTCACCTACTATCTTCATGCAAAAGAAGTAGAGCTCAAGGGTGGCAGAAAACAAACCATCTATTACTTTGCCAAGGAAATTAAACCCGGTGCGCTGGACGCACTACCTGCCGGAAAACGGGTTGTGGAAAATCCGAAAACAGGATTGCCGATGCTGAAAGGCTGAAGCACGCGATACAGCAACTAAGCTGCCGCACGCAGCCGGTATCAACAAACACTGAACGGAGGCAAAATTCATTTTACCTCTCAGATTTCTTGCCTCTGAAAAATTTTTTTACTCGCTCTTTGAATGATGAGGGAGCAGGTGCTTCGGTTTTCCCCCTCTTATCTTTCGGTTTTGTCGGTTTTCTGGAAAAAAGACGCTCCCAGAAATTGTCATATTCCTGATAAAGCAGACAATCAGTCATAGCTATTAGTCTTGCATCAGGCTCCGGAAAGGTATGCTTAAGGAGCCCGGAGAGCTGTTGGTCCTGCTGAAGGAGTTTGGCAAACCGGCCCCATACCGGTAAAGCGGTTTTTGCCCCCTGCCCTTCTGCGGTGCTTTTGAAATGTACGGCAGGAAACTGGGCTCCCGTCCATACTCCGCAAACCAAAGCCGGATTGTACCCGATAAACCAGCCGTCAGAGTTATTCTGGGTTGTGCCTGTTTTGCCGGCCAGGTCGTTGTGAAATCCAAATTGAGTGCGCAGTGCCCGGGCCGTGCCGCTGTCCACTACCGTTTCGAGGAACAGCGTAATTAGTTGAGCGGTGGCAGGCTGAAGCACCTGCTGCGGAACTGGCGGGGTATAGTTGAAAAGCACACGTCCTTTATTATCTTCCACCCGCACAAGAAAATAAGGCACAACACGATATCCCCCGTTGGCAAAAGCACAATAGGCGGTGGTCATCTCCAGCAGGGGTATTTCGACAGCACCCAGGGCAATTGCCGGCACCTCCGGCAAGGTGGACCGGATGCCCAACTTATGCGCCAGCGCTATTACCGGCCGGATGCCAGTCTGCTGAATAAGCTGGGCAGAGACTGTGTTTACTGAATAGGCAAGGGCTCCGCGCATGCTGTAATATCCGCCATAATAGTCATCTGCATTTTTCGGTGACCAATTGTCATATTCCGGAAATACAATCCGCTCGTTGGGAAATCTGTCACAGGGATGCACGCCATGCTCCAGGGCTGTTGCATATAAAACAGGCTTGAAGGTGGAGCCCACCTGCCTGCGGGCCAACACATGATCATACTTAAAGTGGGCATAGTTGATGCCCCCAACCCAGGCTCTGACGGCTCCTGTCCTGGGCTCCATGGCCACTAAACCGCAATGCAGCAGCATAAGGGCATACTTCACTGAGTCCAGCGGACTGATGCGCACAACTGTATCTGCATTATCCCATGAAAACATGCGGATTTCCGCAGGCGTAGCCATGGTTTTTTCAATTTCCTTGTGCGTCAATCCTCTGGCTTTGAGCTGCTGGTAACGGGGGGCATTTTTCACGGCTTCGGTGAGCAAATTTGGATATTTGTCCCAGGGCTTTTCTTTGCTCCATTGTGCATCAAGCTTCCTTTGCAATCGTCTGAGATGCTCCTGAACAGCTTTTTCGGCATACCGTTGCATACCTGCATGCAGGGTAGTGTAGATTTTCAAACCATCAGTATACAGGTTGTAATGGGTAGTATGCTGCCGGTTGTACGCAGTCAGGAGGCTATCCAGATAGAGGCGAAGCATTTCCCGGAAATAAGGAGCAAGACCAGTTTCGTGGGTGAGCCGGGTATAACGGATTTCCAGGGGCAGTGCTTTTATGGAATCGGCTTCTTTAGGGGATAGATAGCCATATTTTGCCATCTGGGAGAGCACCACATTGCGTCTCTGCAGGGCTTGCTGAGGATTGTTTTTCGGATGATAAAAGGAAGGAGCTTTCAGCATACCCACAAGCATGGCCGCCTGTTGTACATTGAGTTCAGCCGGCTTCACTCCGAAATAGCGTTCGGCCGCAGTTCCTATGCCAAATACTTCTTCTCCGAACGGTACAGTATTCAGGTACAACTCCAGCAGTTCCTCTTTGGTGTAAAGCTTTTCCAGCCGCTGTGCGATGACTGCTTCCCGGATTTTGCTACGCAGGAGTCCCAGAAATTCCTTCTTCCGGGGATACAGGTTTTTCGCCAACTGCTGACTCAGAGTACTGCCTCCGCCAGACCGCTCATCGTTCAGTAAAATAGTTTTTACCAGCACCCTGAGTAAGCTACGGGTGTCCACGCCCTGATGGGAATAAAACCGGGCGTCTTCGGTGGCAATCAGCGCCTGAATCACAAAAGGAGGAACGGATGCAAGGTTTACATGGGTGCGATGTTGAATAAAATACCGCCCCAGCAACACACCATCAGCAGAATACACCTCTGAGGCTGTATGGTTTTTGATTTTCTTCAGCTCATCCTCGGAGGGAATCGTGCCGATGCAGCCATGCAGCAATAAGGCACACAGGCATACGATAGGTATTCCGGCAAATCGTTTTCTCATGAGCAAAGCCAAAGTTACCCGCTGATTAGGATGTAAAACGGCATCACTTGGATTCACCATATATCTTTCGGCAAGCCCGAACGCATGAGAATTGTTTTACTTTAGCGCATAATTTATCATGTCAAAAAAAGTCCTTGCAGTAATTGGGTTGTTTTTGACCTGTTGCATTGTCTTTATCCTGAAGACGCTCAGAGATGCCGGAGAATTCAAAAAGCTACGTCCACACTTTGCCGGTATTATAAGCCGTGTAGAAGGAGTTGTCGGAGCAGAGGATATTACGATTGCCCGGGATAAAGCCATAGCCTATATCAGCTCTGACGACCGCTATGCCGCAATAAAGGGCCGGCCTGCGCAAGGCGGCATTTACGGGCTGCGGCTGGATATTGCCGGTGCAGAACCCTTTTTGTTGAAACGTATTCCCGAACAGGAGATACACCCGCACGGGATTTCTTACTACCTGTCTCCTTCGGGAGAGGCTTTTCTGTTTGTGGTTGACCACACCGGAGGAAGGCAGGCTATATTGATTTATCAGTTTCAAGGTGATTCTATACTTGCTCTGAAACGCATAATACACCATCCAATGCTGGTTAGCCCCAATGATATAACAGCAGTGGATGAAGACAAGTTTTACTGCACAAACGACCACGGATCAGCGGGGAAAGTGAGCAAAATGCTGGAAGATTATCTGCAACTGCAGCGCTCCCATGTTGTGTATTATGATGGGAAGCAACTTCGTGTAGTCGCAAAAGGAATCGGCTTTTCCAACGGAATTCAGGTAAGTAAAGACGGGAAAGAAGTTTATGTTGCCGCCACAACCGAAAAGAGGGTGCATGTTTATGAGCGGGGAACTGATGGGGGGCTTACTTTGAAAACGTCCATTGATCTCCATACAGGAGTGGATAATATAGAACTGGATTATTCCGGCAATTTATGGATTGGATGCCATCCCAAACTGCTCACTTTTGTGCGCCATGCGGCAGATACGAGCCGACAGGCCCCATCGCAGGTGATTCGGGTAGTGCGCCATGCCGATGGCAGCTTTACTTCCGATGAGGTGTTTCTTAACTCCGGGAATGCTCTCTCAGGTTCCAGCGTGGCAGCCGTATATAAAGATATTTTGCTTATAGGCCCAGTGTTGGAGAGACATTTTCTGCGTTGCACCCTGCCGGCTAAATTTGCTGAAGCATATTAAGCCGCTCTGCCGCTGCATTGCGTACAAAGTCAATCTGGTCATCGCGGATTACCTGGAAAAGCACTTCCTTATCATTCAGCTTTTCCACTGCCGTTTTTCTCACATACATATCGGGAGCAGAAAGCGCCAGCTCTCTGAGTATCTGCTGGTCCGTGATTTTTTCAGCAGCGCGCTTGCGGACATAAGGGTCTTGCGCTTGCCTGGCTATACGGTTCAAAACCGGCTCCGACTCCACACGCGAAACCGCTGTTTTTCTTACATGCAACTCCTCGGCACTGATGGCTACATCACCCAGCACTTCCGCATCGGTAATGCTCCATACTGCCAGGTTGCGGAGAAACTCATGACTGGTCTTTTGCGCTATTTCAGCAAGTATTTGCTGATCGGTAATCCGGTCAATGGCCTCTTCTTTCAATTCATCGGGCACGTTGTCAAATATAATGGCTCGCAATACCTGCTGGTCAGTTATTCTGCGCAAAGCCATCTGCCTGATTTTTATCTGTTTGTCACGTTTAGCCAGGCTTATGAGAAATTGCGCATCATGAATTTTACGGATGGCTGTTTTTCTGATAGAAAAGTCATCGGAGCCACTGGCAATTTGCTTCAGTATTTGTTCATCGGTAATCTCCCACACCGCAGCGTTTCTGACTTCCGCATCAGGATCATGCAAGGCCATTCGGGCAAGCACTGCCTGATTAGTAAGCTTCTCCACAGTGGCCTTGCGCACTTTTTTATCCCGGGCATTCAGCGCCACCTCTTCCAGCACACTTTGTTCGGTAACCATGCTTCTGGCGCGGGATGCTGCCGCTGGTTTTTTTGTGGAATGAAGCAGTTCCAGAAATTTTTTCTGTCTTATCAACTGATAACGTACGTGCTCATCCTTTACTTTTTCCAGTAAGTCGTTCAGCAGGCTTATGTCATCAATTTTGTTTACGGCAGCTTTGCGCAGAGGCAAAGGCTCAGAGCTCCTCACAATTTCAGCCAGCAGTTTTTTATCGGTAAAAATTTCAATGGTTTGCAGATTCAGTGCGGTTGACCCTTCCGAATCGGGCATACCTGCATTTTCGGAAGCCGGAGCATTGTCCGATAGGTTTTCAGCTTGCTGATATTCGGCATGCGTGCGCGCAGTGGAATTTCGGGTTTCTTTTTCTGAAGCATCCACTCCGGAATCAGAATCTGTTATCGCTTCAACCGGATTCTTAATCAGGCCATTTTCGGCAATCACAATTGTCGCATGTGCTTCTGTTTCAGGTTTGTTCTTGCGCAATCTGCTGCTGCCCAGTTTCAAGGCAGCCACATGCCTGACGGGTTCTTCCCTGTCTTGTTCTGCAATCCGGGCCAGTATATCCGGATTTTTCATCTGCCACACTGCAATTTTACGGACATCGGTATGCTCTTCGGTTTTAAGAATTTCCAGAAGCACCTGGTCATCTTCAATATTTTCTATTGCGGCTATCCTGACTTCATGATGCGGATCTGAGCGGGCAATAAGTGCCAGTATAGAGTTGTCCTTCACTTTCCGTACAGCCGTTATCCGGACAAACTTGTCGGGATCATGCTGGGCAATGCGCACAAGGAGGTTTTTGTCGTTCAGTTTTTTGACGGCTGCCAAGCGCACATATTTACTTTCACTGCAGGTGGCCACCACACCCAGCAGTGTAGTACTATTCAGTTTTTCCACTTCATCTATGCTGAGATTTTCGCGGGTATGCTGAAGCTCTGCAAGCAGCTTTTTGTCAGTAATCATTTTTTTTGCTGCCATTCGCACGTACGGGCTGGTATCAAATTTGGCAGTTTCCAACAGTACATTTGGGTCTTTAATATCAGCAAGCATTTGCAGACGCACCTCAAGGTCATCATCTTTTTGAGTATTACTTGACCTGTTGCTGAAAAGACGGGTCAGTTTCATGATTGTTCGGGTAGCAATTTATTAAGCATCACAATGGTAATAAGTTTTGCCATTATTATACCGTCTCGTTTTACACGGCCTGTGAAAAGCATCGTCCGAATAATCAGACGCAACGGAGGTGTTTATTTATGTGTGAGTTTTATTTTATTATCTTTCGCGCCACGGATGAAGCTCCTTATTTGTATATTGACTTTAATTGCCTTCAGCACGGCAGGCTTTGCACAAGAGGAAACCGAAGCGTACGTTTTCCGGATAAAGGTAGCCGCCTCCAGAACACCTTTACCTGAAGGAGCAAAGGTGTTTAAAGATTTTCCCGAAGCCGAAGGAATGCTTTTCCCCGATGGCTACTATCGGTATTTTGTAGGAAAGTTTGAAACGGCTCATCGTGCCACCCTACAGCTCTCAGCGGTTAAAGACAAAGGCTATAAAGATGCCTATGTGGTCTGCATTCATCAGGGACGCCTGTTGACGGTAGATGAGGCGCTTACGGAAATTTACGAAGACAGGTAACGGTCAGGCGGCCACCAGTCCGCGTTTGATGGCATAAAGCACAAGCTCTGAAGGTGATTTCAGGCCCAATTTGCCTAAGATGTTTTTGCGGTGTGTATTGATGGTATGTACACTGCGGCAAAGCATGCGTGCAATCTCGGCAGTGGTATATCCTTCTGCCACCAGTTTAACGATTTCCAGCTCACGCTCCGTTAAGACGAGGCCCTCGCAGGAAACCGGATAGCGCCTTTCCAACACATTATCTACAATCTGAGAACAGAAAAACTGTTCGCCATGCATGGTAGCCTTCAGGGCACTGAAAATTTCATCCTTACCGCATTCCTTAAGCAGATAGCTGGATACACCTGCCTGCAGGGCGGTGACAATGTCATGCTTATGCTTATTGTTGGAAATGACCAGAATTCTGATTTGAGGATATCTTCTTGCTATCCACACCAAGTCATCCAGCGAAAATGCCCCGGGCTGATCATAATCCATAATCAGCATATCAGGAATAGTGTTGCGCAAAACCGCTTTCAACTCCTGATAGTTTGCCGCTTCCCCAACGACCTCATAATCGGGCTGATCAGCAAGCAAACACTTCAAGCCCGTTTTTAAAAGAAAATCCCGGTCAGCGATGATGATACGATGAGGCACTTTATTTAGAATATTTCTAAACAACAAAAATAGCCGATGAAGCGCATTTTTCCAAAGTACGCTAAATTAAATGCTACCTAATAGTAGGTAATCTGACAATATCAGGGATTGTATTGTGAAGGAAAAGAGTTTCCAAAGCGAAAAGTCCGGGGTTGAAGGGAGGTCAGGCGCTGAAAATAACCCTTTCTCGTGTCTTGATTAATTATTACCTTTGCATCCCCTTTTACCTCAAAAGACCAGCGTCATGGACAAAATAAAAGCGATAGAAAAAATGCTGCTGCCTGATAAGGAGCTGCCAAAATTCAAGGCAGGCGACAACATCACGGTGCGCTACAAGATTGTGGAAGGCAGCAAGGAACGAATACAGCCTTTTCGCGGAGATGTTATCCAGATAAGGGGAAGCGGGCTGACTACCACATTCACGGTAAGGAAAATATCAAATGGTGTAGGTGTGGAAAGAATTTTCCCATTATACTCTCCCAATATTGAGAGCATAGAAGTGAACAAGGTAGGTAGGGTAAGACGTGCCAGAATTTTCTATCAGCGCAACCTGAAAGGGAAGAAAGCCCGTATTGTGGAAAAGAAGAGCTTCTCCACCACTGAGCAAGATCTTACCCAACAGCAGTCGCAGGCGGCAGCCAACGAGTAATCAACTTACCCTGTTTAATTGTACTACTGCAAGAGTGAGGCGGCTGATGCAAACCAGCTTTCCTTCTTCATTGGTGATTTTGATATCCCACACCTGAGTGGTTTTTCCCAAATGCAGGGGACGCGCAATGCCTTCCACATAGCCTTCTCTGACGGAGCGAATGTGGTTGGCATTGATTTCCAGTCCAACCACCGCTTCCTCATTGGCGTTTACGCACATGGTTCCGGCCACGCTGCCCAACGATTCAGCAAGGGCTACTGAGGCTCCCCCATGCAACAAACCGTAAGGCTGAGTTGTGCGGTGATCAACCGGCATGCGGGCTTTGACAAAGTCATCCCCTATTTCGGTAATCTCTATCCCCAAATGGGCAGGGAGACAGCGACTGCTTCCCTGGTTTAACACTTCTACAGTCGCAGGTGATTTCCAGATTGACATTTATTGAATTGGCTTAAAAATTCATTATGGTTTAGACTGAAGCAATTGGTCTGCACGCTTTTGTGCATTTTCCAGGATACGGTTGGCCTGGTCATTGGCTTCCCGGATAATCTTGTCTGCTTTATCATCGGTTTCTTTTCTGAGTTTTTTGGCTGCTGCCTGAGCCACTGTTTTTGCCAGAGGGTTTTTAGCCTCGTCTTCCAGCTTCTTTGCTTGAGCATATCCTTCCCTACGCACCTGGTCGGCCAGCTTTTGGGCTGCATCTTTGACTTTTTGGGCCTGCTGTCGGGCTTCTTGCATGATTTTTTCTGCTTCCTCCCGTGCTTTTGTGCTTACCTGTTCTTTCACCTCCCGGATAGTTTCCTTCACTTCTTCCCGGATCTGCTCTTTTACAGAGCCTTCTCCCTTTCCGGCTATGCTTATTTGCACTTTGGGATTGGTTAAGGTTTCGGTTATTCTAACTCTGAACTTCATCACCTGCGGCAAATTGCCGGGCCCGATACCCGATAACGGATTTTTCGCCAGCAGGTCATTTATAAATCCACTGGCCGCACCCAGCATTTCAGTGGGCACATCTATTACAGAGTTAAAATCTATCGTATTATCCAGCCCATAAGAGCCATAGTTGTGCAGCTTAATGGCATTGATGGCTACATCAAATGGTTCTATTTCAACCCTGCCGTTTCTGATTTCAAACACTGTCCAGGCGTCACTGATGCGCAGGTTTTTGAGCTGCTGAAGTTGCAATTGATCAGCAATGCGCACAAGGGCAGGGAATCCGCTTATCACAGCATTTTTAATATCTACCCTTCCCTTGCCCGATACTGAAGGAATTTGCAGAGATAAATCTTCCAGTAATGCCCCGCTCATATACATTTGGGAGCTGAACCGTCCGTTCATATAGGTAAATACAGGAGCCAATTTTGCCGCCAGCTCCAGGCTGGAAACAGTTTTTGCAATA from Chitinophagales bacterium encodes:
- the rplS gene encoding 50S ribosomal protein L19: MDKIKAIEKMLLPDKELPKFKAGDNITVRYKIVEGSKERIQPFRGDVIQIRGSGLTTTFTVRKISNGVGVERIFPLYSPNIESIEVNKVGRVRRARIFYQRNLKGKKARIVEKKSFSTTEQDLTQQQSQAAANE
- a CDS encoding thioesterase, which gives rise to MSIWKSPATVEVLNQGSSRCLPAHLGIEITEIGDDFVKARMPVDHRTTQPYGLLHGGASVALAESLGSVAGTMCVNANEEAVVGLEINANHIRSVREGYVEGIARPLHLGKTTQVWDIKITNEEGKLVCISRLTLAVVQLNRVS
- a CDS encoding arylesterase yields the protein MSKKVLAVIGLFLTCCIVFILKTLRDAGEFKKLRPHFAGIISRVEGVVGAEDITIARDKAIAYISSDDRYAAIKGRPAQGGIYGLRLDIAGAEPFLLKRIPEQEIHPHGISYYLSPSGEAFLFVVDHTGGRQAILIYQFQGDSILALKRIIHHPMLVSPNDITAVDEDKFYCTNDHGSAGKVSKMLEDYLQLQRSHVVYYDGKQLRVVAKGIGFSNGIQVSKDGKEVYVAATTEKRVHVYERGTDGGLTLKTSIDLHTGVDNIELDYSGNLWIGCHPKLLTFVRHAADTSRQAPSQVIRVVRHADGSFTSDEVFLNSGNALSGSSVAAVYKDILLIGPVLERHFLRCTLPAKFAEAY
- a CDS encoding DNA-binding response regulator, whose amino-acid sequence is MLADQPDYEVVGEAANYQELKAVLRNTIPDMLIMDYDQPGAFSLDDLVWIARRYPQIRILVISNNKHKHDIVTALQAGVSSYLLKECGKDEIFSALKATMHGEQFFCSQIVDNVLERRYPVSCEGLVLTERELEIVKLVAEGYTTAEIARMLCRSVHTINTHRKNILGKLGLKSPSELVLYAIKRGLVAA
- a CDS encoding penicillin-binding protein 1A, yielding MVNPSDAVLHPNQRVTLALLMRKRFAGIPIVCLCALLLHGCIGTIPSEDELKKIKNHTASEVYSADGVLLGRYFIQHRTHVNLASVPPFVIQALIATEDARFYSHQGVDTRSLLRVLVKTILLNDERSGGGSTLSQQLAKNLYPRKKEFLGLLRSKIREAVIAQRLEKLYTKEELLELYLNTVPFGEEVFGIGTAAERYFGVKPAELNVQQAAMLVGMLKAPSFYHPKNNPQQALQRRNVVLSQMAKYGYLSPKEADSIKALPLEIRYTRLTHETGLAPYFREMLRLYLDSLLTAYNRQHTTHYNLYTDGLKIYTTLHAGMQRYAEKAVQEHLRRLQRKLDAQWSKEKPWDKYPNLLTEAVKNAPRYQQLKARGLTHKEIEKTMATPAEIRMFSWDNADTVVRISPLDSVKYALMLLHCGLVAMEPRTGAVRAWVGGINYAHFKYDHVLARRQVGSTFKPVLYATALEHGVHPCDRFPNERIVFPEYDNWSPKNADDYYGGYYSMRGALAYSVNTVSAQLIQQTGIRPVIALAHKLGIRSTLPEVPAIALGAVEIPLLEMTTAYCAFANGGYRVVPYFLVRVEDNKGRVLFNYTPPVPQQVLQPATAQLITLFLETVVDSGTARALRTQFGFHNDLAGKTGTTQNNSDGWFIGYNPALVCGVWTGAQFPAVHFKSTAEGQGAKTALPVWGRFAKLLQQDQQLSGLLKHTFPEPDARLIAMTDCLLYQEYDNFWERLFSRKPTKPKDKRGKTEAPAPSSFKERVKKFFRGKKSER